The following DNA comes from Bradyrhizobium sp. SK17.
CCGGGCGCGCGCGGCGGGGCTGGTCTATTCGATGAGCCGGCTCAGCGCGACCTTTTCCGGCTTCATCGTGGCGTTCATGTTGAAGGAGGCCGGCGTCGGCGGGGTGTTCGGCCTGATCACCGCGGCAATGATCATCGTGATCGTGGCGATCGGCATCTGGGGACCCAACGTCCGCGGCAGGCCGCTCGACGCCTAGGTTCCCCCGCGCGTTCCTTGGCGCGAAGCCGGTGCCCGTCCCGCATCACGTGCGGGACAGGCTTCGGTTGAAAACGCTTTGACCGCGGCACAAACGGCACTTGCCGAAGCCATATTGGGTGGCTACCTCTCGCTCGTCATTTGCTAGAGGTAACCCGATCATGTTGGACGCCGCCGTCAAGGCGCTTTCGCAAATCCTGTCGCCGCCGATGCGCACCATCCTGTGGCGCTCGATCGGGCTTGCGCTGGTGCTGATCACCGTGCTGGCGATCGGATTGCAGCGGCTGCTGAGCTGGTTTGCCGACTCCGGCGAGGTCTGGGCCGAGGGCATGCTCGGCCCCGGCTTCCATTCCATGCTGCATGTGCTGTCGTGGGTGATCTCGATCGCGGCGGGCCTCGGCGTCGTGCTCGGCGGCATCTTCCTGATGCCCGCGATCACCTCGCTGGTGGCGAGCCTGTTTGTCGACGATGTCGCCGACCATGTCGAGCGCGAGCACTATCCGGCCGACCATCCCGGCGTGGCGCTCCCGGTCACGCTCGCCACCGTCGAAGGCGTCAAGACGGCGCTGCTGACGATCCTGGTCTACGTGGTTGCGCTGCCGTTCGTGCTGTTCGCGGGCGTGGGCTTCATCATCTTCTTCATCGCGACCGCGTGGCTCTTGGGCCGCGAATATTTCGAGCTCGCGGCGATGCGGTTCCGCTCACCTGATGATGCCAAGGCGATGCGCAAGGAGAACGCGGCGACGGTCTTCACCGCCGGCCTGTTCATCGCAGCGTTCGTCTCGATCCCGATCGTCAACCTGGCGACGCCGCTGTTCGGCATGGCGTTCATGGTCCACATGTACAAGCGGCTGTCCGGCCCGCGCCGCGAACTGATGGAACCGAACCGGCGTCAGGAAATCTCGATGCGGTGACTGATGGCGCCGATTTGCGCCGTCAGGTGGACGCGAGGCCGAGCCTGCGCATCACGATCTTCAGGACGCCAGGCGGTACCGGCGACAGCGGGCCCTCCGGCGCGCGCGTGATCAGGGCGACCAGGAGCAGCGCCAGGATGGCGAACCAGAAGCACAGCCAGAAGCCGTCGATATAGGCCAGCGTATTGGCCTCGCGCTGCACCAACGCTGCGACCGTGCCGACGGCCCGCGCCATTGCCGTCCCCATGCCATGGCTGGAGAACTCGCCCGCCAGCCGCTTCAGCAGGTTGACGACGTCGACATCGCCGTTCTGGACATGCTGTCCGAGATAGTTCGAATGGATCTGCTCGCGGACACGCAGCCAGGTCCCCATCAACGCGATGCCGATCTCGGCGCCGCCGAGTCGCATGATCTGGATATAGGCCGCGAAAGCCGTCGCCCGCGATGGATCGGCGTTCGCCAACGCCATCACGATGATCGGCAGCAGCGTGAACGCCTGCCCGATCGATGTCAGCAGCACGATACCTTCGAAGTCCTCGCGCGCCCAGACATGGCTGAGCTGGGTGCCCCAGAGATTGGCCGCCGCGAATGCCGCGAAGCCGAGCACGACGACGATACGCGGATCGAGATGCCGGAGCAGGACGATCGAGACCGGCACCAGCACGAACATCGGCAGCGCGCCGTAGATGAACAGCAGCGCGCCCGATTGCTCCGGCCGCAGCGCGGTGACGGTGCCGAGGAAATTCGGCACCAGCGACGAGTTGGACAGGCTGGTCAGCGTGTAGAGCAGGATGACGATCAGCGAGAGCCCGACATTGCGCGAGAACAGCACGTTGAAATGCGCCCAGGGCCGAGGCGCGACCATCTCGTTGATCATGAAAGCGATGATCAACAGCCCGCCCCCGATCAACAGCGCCATCACGGTGCCCGACGACAGCCAGTCCAGCCGGTTGCCCTGATCGAGGCCGGCATAGACCATCGCCACGCCGGCGCCGAGCAGCAGCATGCCGCCCCAATCGGCATGATGCAGCAGGTCGCGATTGACCGGCTCGTTCGGGGTGCCGAGATAGACCATCAGGCCCATCAGCGGCGCGATCACCACGCCCTGCCAATACAGCCACTGCCAGCCGAGATGCTCGACATAGAACCCGACCAGCGAGCTCGACGAGTCCAGTGCGAAGCCGACCCGGATCGAATACATCGCGATCCCCGGCAACCACCAGCGGATCGGCAGGTTGCGCAGGATGATCATCAGCGTCGCCGGCACGAAAGTACCGAGCAGCATGCCGTGCACGATGCTGAGGGGAATCAGCAGCGCGAAGTCGTGCACGAACGGGATGACCAGCGACACCACGGCGTAGAGCAGGCTCGGGATCCCGAGCACGCGGCGCAGCCCGAACACGGTGGCGAGCCAGGCCACCGCGGGCGCCACGAAGATCTGCGAGCCGATCGCAGCCGTCGAGAGCCAGGCGCCTTCGTCGAAGGTCAGCGAGAACGCGCCACGCAGATCGGGCAGTCCGACCGAGGTCAGTCGGCTGTCGAAATTCGCCAGGAATGCACCGAGCAGCACGGCGACGACGGCGAACAGCGGGTAGCGCGCGACGTCGCCGCGCGAGACCGGGCCGCGATCGAGGTCGTCACTTTCCGCCATTGGCGGCCGCCTCGCCGGTGTTGATGCGGGTGACGACCGACATGCCGGGCAGCAGCCGCTCGAGCAATGGCTGGCCCTTGTCGAACC
Coding sequences within:
- a CDS encoding sulfate transporter family protein yields the protein MLDAAVKALSQILSPPMRTILWRSIGLALVLITVLAIGLQRLLSWFADSGEVWAEGMLGPGFHSMLHVLSWVISIAAGLGVVLGGIFLMPAITSLVASLFVDDVADHVEREHYPADHPGVALPVTLATVEGVKTALLTILVYVVALPFVLFAGVGFIIFFIATAWLLGREYFELAAMRFRSPDDAKAMRKENAATVFTAGLFIAAFVSIPIVNLATPLFGMAFMVHMYKRLSGPRRELMEPNRRQEISMR
- a CDS encoding MFS transporter → MAESDDLDRGPVSRGDVARYPLFAVVAVLLGAFLANFDSRLTSVGLPDLRGAFSLTFDEGAWLSTAAIGSQIFVAPAVAWLATVFGLRRVLGIPSLLYAVVSLVIPFVHDFALLIPLSIVHGMLLGTFVPATLMIILRNLPIRWWLPGIAMYSIRVGFALDSSSSLVGFYVEHLGWQWLYWQGVVIAPLMGLMVYLGTPNEPVNRDLLHHADWGGMLLLGAGVAMVYAGLDQGNRLDWLSSGTVMALLIGGGLLIIAFMINEMVAPRPWAHFNVLFSRNVGLSLIVILLYTLTSLSNSSLVPNFLGTVTALRPEQSGALLFIYGALPMFVLVPVSIVLLRHLDPRIVVVLGFAAFAAANLWGTQLSHVWAREDFEGIVLLTSIGQAFTLLPIIVMALANADPSRATAFAAYIQIMRLGGAEIGIALMGTWLRVREQIHSNYLGQHVQNGDVDVVNLLKRLAGEFSSHGMGTAMARAVGTVAALVQREANTLAYIDGFWLCFWFAILALLLVALITRAPEGPLSPVPPGVLKIVMRRLGLAST